The Geotrypetes seraphini chromosome 12, aGeoSer1.1, whole genome shotgun sequence nucleotide sequence GAAATTGCTGATCCCATAATCTTAGGGAGGGCCTCTGGATTGATCTGTTGGGATCTAATAGAAAGAAAACTATCAGGTAAGAACTAATTTTTCCTTCCATAGCATCCCACAAATCAGTCCAGAGACCTGTGGGATATATCAAAGCAATCCTCAAGTTGGATAGGACCTCGCAACCCCAGCTGCCAACACCAAGGTACCAAACGCTTCTAGCTCCCACATCCAAGCAGTAAAGTCTCACAAAAGTATGCACTGAGGCCCAAGCAGCCAAACAACGAATCTCCTCCATAGAGACTGGCTGCGACTCTGCAAAAGAAATGGACTGTGTTCTGTTGGAATGTACCTTCAGAACAGACCGTGGGGACCACCCCACAAACACATATGCCAACAAGATTGCTTCCTTGAGCCAGCAAGTAATAGACACCTTAGATGACTGTTCTCCTCTCTTGTGCCCTGCAAACAAGAAACAAGTGAGATTCTAAAGTCATTGGTAATCTTCAAGTACCAGACCAACATGCCAACATACATCCAAGCAATGTAAAGCCCAGAAGCCCACCAGATAATCTTCTCTAAAAAAGGAAGGCAGAAACATCAGCTGATTCAAATGATTTACTAAATACCCACTGTCCATTACTCCCACTTCCGTGAAACAGAGAAACAGATCCTGGCACAAAAGAACCTGCAACTCTGACATCCTCCTGGCTGATGCAATGGCTACCAAAACCACTGTCTTCAAAGTAAGATCCTTTATGGAGATGCAATCCTAGGACTCAAAAGGGCCCCCACTGCAAGGCCTGGAGCACCAGATTCAGATTCCACTCAGGACACACTGGTCTTCTAGGGGGTTTTAGATGCTTAACCCCTTTCAGAAAATCCCATACcacatcccatcccatcccacatCCAGATGCGCTGCCAACGACGTTCAATTTACATGACCCCAAAAGCATGCAAGGGCTACCATCTGGACCTTTAAGGAACTGCAAGACAATCCTCTATCCAGACCCTCCTGCAAGAATACCACGATGCTTGGCATCGAAGCTGTTGCCAGAGAAATCTCCTTTCTAGCGCACCAGGTCTCAAATGTCCTCCAGACTCTAGTGTATGCTATCATAGTAAACCCTTTCTTGGCTCGTAGCAGGGTAGAAATGACTATAGCTGAATACACCCTTTTTTCTCAACTTCGCCTGCTCAAGAGCCAGACCATAAGTCCAAAGAGAGAGGGATTCTCCATGAGGATCAGCCCTGAGACAGAAGCCCCCACTACCCCCTCAGAGGTAGCAGTCTGCTATCTGCAATCTGACCAAGTCCACGTACCACAGACACCCGAGTCAATCTGGGGCTACCAACATCACTGGACCCGCGTGACGGGCAATGCAACCAAGGATCCTGTCCATCAGCCACAGCTGAAGAAGTGCTTCTAGAGCCTCTGCTCTGACCTCCCCTCTCCTGCTGAAAAACATTGGAGTTGGCCTGGGAGGCCATCAAATCAATCTCCAAGACTCCACACTTATGAGAGCTCCCACTCCACCGGATCCAATATGTTGCAGCTGAGGAAGTCTACCTGAACATTGAGTGATCCCGCTTTGTGTGCCGCTAACAGTACTGACAGGTGAGCCTCTTCCCAGTGATAAAGCAACTGCGACTCCAACATCAGAGGGGCACTTTGATGACCCCCCTTGCCTCTGATGTATGCTACTGCCGTCGTACTGTTCAACATCACTTGAATCGCTCTGCCTTGGACCAAAGAGTAAAACGCCTGTAGAGATAAATGAATGGCCCTCAGTTGTCGCCTGCTCATCAACCACTTTGCCTCCGTAGTCGATCAATAGCCCTGTGCCATACTGTTGAGGCAGTGAACTCTCCAACTGAGACTGGCATCCTTGGTAACTATCACCCACTCTGGGGCTGCGCAGACTAGCTGGCCAAAGCTACCAATGGAGACTGAACTTGGCTGCCAGTAACATTGTCTTCTGACACTGTGGACCAATGATCTCTGCAGAGGCCTCATGTCAGACCTTGACCATGGAACCATATCCAGAGTTGACACCATCATTCCCAGGACTTACATACAGTCCTATGCCATCAGCGCTGACAGTTGCAGAAGGGACGATGAGTCTGAAGCCTCTGACAACAGTCCTCTGGAAGGAACATATACCCTTTTCGAGTGTCAAAGAGGACCCTAAGATATTCGATGGACTTCATAGCTTGCTCTTTGGCAGGTTGACCACCCAAACTAGAGCGCGTAATAAGTCTTCAACCCTCCTTCTGACCTGCATGCTGTCCTGCTGCAAGGAAGCCCAGAtaaaccagtcatccagatagggatgaacccTGATTCCTTATTTCCGCAGGAAGGCCAACACCACCACCATGACCTCTGAAAAAGTTTACGGAGCCATGGCATGAGCAAATGGCATGGTCTGGAACTGAAAATGTTCTCCTAGCACCACGAACCACAGGAATCACTGATGTGGAGGCCAAATGGGAATGTGCAGGTATGCCTCTTTCAAATCCAAGGACATGAAAAACTCTCTGGGCCGCACCAAGGCTTTGACCGAGTGCAAAGTCTCCATGCGGAAATGTTGCACCCTGAGAGTTCTGTTTACCCTTTTGAGGTCCAGAACCAGCCAaattgagccccccccccccctttttttaggaACCACAAAATAAATTGAATATCGACTTGTCCCTTGCTTTGAAAGCAGGATTGGTTGTACTGCCCCCAGGCAAAGAAGCACCTCAAGAGTATCTTGAACTGCCCATACCTTGGCTGATGCCTTGCATGTAGATTTCAGAAAACAATCCAATAACGGATTATAACTTTCCCTAACCACATCCAGCACCCACTGGTCTGTGGTAATTTTGTCCCACTCGTCCAGAAAGAGGGACAGCTGTCCCCTAGCCAAACTTTGGCAGAGTGGACCAAGATGGCATCATTGTGTTGAGTGGAGCCCAGTGGAGGCTTAGGAAACCATGACCCCAGAAAGTTTATCACCTCAAAAGGATTGTGGCTTCTGCTGAAACTGAGGCCTCTGAAAGGACAAGGTCTTCCCCAGTCTACAGTGCCTCAACTCCCAAAAATGTGGTCATCTGGGTAGATCTGAAAGAAGACCTAGGTTTATCCTCCAGTAGATGCTGCCCCTTAGTTTCTCCAAAAACCTTAATGATCTTTTCCAAATCTTCACCAAATAGCACCTTCCCCCAAAAAAGGGAGCCTAGTCAGCCTTGACTTAGAGGCTACATCTACCAACCAGTGCCACAGCCAGAGCCAGTGGTGGGCTGTCAGAGCCAAAGAAATTCCCTTAGCTGATATCCAAAGCAGATCATAGAGCAAATCTGCCAAATAAATCAGACCAGATTCTAGTGAGAACAAAGTCTGTATCAGCTCCTCCATTGTAAAAGCCTGCTGCACCCAGCTGAGATAGGCCTGGGATGCATAAGATCCACAAACCATGACCTGTAGATCTAAGGTTGCCACCTGAAAGAATGCCTTGAAAGAAGCCTCCAGATGCCTATCATGGATGACCTTAAGGGCCGAGCCGCCCTCCACAAGCAGAGTAGTCTTCTTAGTCAATGCAGCCACGAGATCATCCACCTTAGTAAGCCACAACTGCTCTAGCTCCTCCCCTGGGAATTAAGCTTAGACTTGACCCATGCAACCCCCATCTCCAGGGTATCCCACTGCTCAGAAATAAGCACATTTATAGCTGCATGAATATGAAAGGCCTTGGGATGCCGCTTGGTACCCATCTTAGGATGTGCAGCGGCTTCTGGCGACAGAGGcttaaggaacataagaacataagaagttgtctccactgggtcagaccagaggtccatcacgcccagtggcccgctcgcggcggcccatcaggtccgtgacctgtgaagtggtttctgtctaatcctataacctacctctacttctttctgtacccctcaatcccattatcttttaggaacctatctagacttccttgaacccctgtagcgtgctctggcctattacagcctccgggagcacgttccatgtgtccaccaccctctgagtgaaaaagaacctcctagcatttgttctaaacctgtcctttttcaatttctccgagtgcccccttgtgcttgtggctccccacagcctgaagaatttgttcctgtctaccttctctatacccttcatgattttgaaggtttctatcatgtctcctctaagtctccgcttttccagggagaatagccccagcatttccaatctgtcagcatatgagaagttttccataccctttatcaactttgtcactcttctctggactccctcaagtaccaccatgtcctttttgaggtacggcgaccagtactggacacagtactccagatgtgggcgcaccatcgcccgatatagtggcaaaatgacttccttcgtcttgGTCATGAAACCTACAGCACCCTCACAATCAGGGAAGGCAAATCTTTTTAAATAATCTTGCTGCTGTCCTCCTCCTCAAAAAGAGTCTACCTGGGAGTGGCaagaccccacccccccaaacaaGGACCTTCGTACCCATGCTCTAAAGTGACGGACAGCTGCTCTATGTCCTTCTGTGTCTCAATCCTGGGCCTCTTGGGGGAAAGGGCTGACAGGGAGTCCACAGAGTCCCCCAGGAGCTGCATCAAAAAGGCCTGGTGCATTGAAAGAACAAATTctagagagaagtggacagtgaAAATTTATGCCCCCACGCTCCCTGCAAGTAGTCTGCTGACATTGACGCCGACCCAGTGGAGGCCCCCCCAACACTGCTGCAAACTCTAAGCCCTTACGGCAAGAAAAGCACGTGACAGCAAATCCAAAATGGTGACCACTGACACATGCATTGGAAGAGACACCACAGAGACCATTACAATCTCCCCTGATGCAGCTGATGTTTCCGAGGCTGCAGAAGACTCCTGCAACATGGCACTGCCCAAAGCTTAACACACATGAGCTGCTCATACCACAGCTGCCCAAAAACCTCCTGCTTCCAAAGCAGAAGCATTGCTTAGCAGTCTCAATGGGAGCAGCCATTCAACCCATCTTAAACTGCCGAAACTCACAGAAATCCGACGGCATGGTAAGGCTGCAGTAAGCCTTCTTCAAATAATATAGTTCTCCACTGCCCAGCACAGCTACAGCtcttgcttttttttcttcttcctttcagAGGCAGAGGACCCTCTCAGGAGTAAAAATAGGAATAACAGTGGGccactgaggggggggggatacacAGAGGAGAGACCTGACACCACTAGGTTTGCATCCAAGGCTGCGGAGAAGTGCAGGAACTACAAAGGCTTAACTATGCCCAGGGAACAAGCCAGGAATCACAATCAGAGCTGCACAGATTGTGACCATCCACCTGTTAGAGAGAATACTGAAAAGGAGGCTGCTGCACAGGTTACATGTAGCTCTGGCATTCTCTCTATCTGCATCTGCTGGTAGATGGGCACAACCAACAAGTCTTTGGATTGATCTGTGGGCCgctatggaaatatattttaattCAAGTCCCATTATTCATAACAGGCCCTATTTACTAACTGCATATTAACACAGATTGGTAAAAGATGCCCTACTTTGTTCTACATACTCCAGTACAAATGAGTTATCAATAAACTTCTATGAATGTCAGTTCAAGTAGAATCAATTACTGCAGAGAGAGTGTCATAGGTTTTGGGAGGGAAGGAATTCCAGGGGCTGGTTCTACTGACACCTACCAAACAGTTCTGAAGTGCCTCTATAAAATCCCTGTGGCTGCGTCTCACCCTCTTGATCATCAAAACCTCAGGACCACATATGATGATCCTGAATAGGAATCACTATATTCTCCCATGAACCAATCAAAAGAGGAGTTAAATAGTTGCTGTATCTTGAGTTGAAGTTTGGTTAGAAAGGATGAGAGTGTAAGTGAGTGGCAAAGGGTTAAGGTAGTCTAcatgcaatatattttttttttttttttgagtggcaagtttgggtttttgccaggtacttatgacctggattggccactgtgaagatgggattctgggctagagacaccattggtctgacccagtaaggctattcttatgttctaaatttttttttcatatgagcAACTAGTTCTAAAAACTAAATTTGCAAGTAATTTTGTGAGTGACGCTCCTAGAACGTATCAGCAATTGCTCATGCACTCTGCTTAGAAGGAAAATAGGTAGTCTGCTGCCTAGGCATGCCTGGAAACAGAGAGTCAAGAGAGGAAAGAAATGTAAAAAACACCatgggctcctttgactaagctgtgatagcagttttagcgtgtgcttagcacatgctgaattgccgcatgcgctagaccttaacgccagcgttaattgagctggcgttagttctagccgcgtagcacgggtttagcgtgcgctaaaatcctgcgtgcactaaaaacgctatggcagcttagtaaaaggagcgccATGTGTCCACTTAGAAGATTTCTTGTGTTCTCTGGGCCAATACTGAGGCCACAGGAGGGAGGCCGGATAATTCTTGCGGTTGGCACTGACcccgatattcaatgctggaccattgctggtgaccagcattgaatatccagtctatCTTTGGCTGGCTCAAACTTAGCCAGCTACATCAATTTTAAGCGCTGGCTGGCTAAGTTATCCAGCCAAAGACAGACCTGCTTTTTGTTCAGCCCGATTTTGCTAAACTTGGCTGGTCAGTGCTTAAAATTGATGGCTAGCACATAAAATAAATCTAAACCAATGGTCTCCAATTAAATATTCATTGACTTGAAAATAAAGTTTAACCTTAAATtctcatacactcagaattgtgtaattcagCCTAGGATCGAAGTCCCAACAGCCGGATCCACCACCCAGTCACTGTATATGGAATATTTTATAAatactttatatttttttaaaaatatttcaatttataaataaataaacatttgcaAAAAAATTTTGAAGAAAACTTGTGACTTAACTTATAAAGTCTCACGGGTCCTGACGTGGACCACGTTTCGTGgaactttttcaaggaacccacaaGGGAGTTGAGATTGTACTTGACTGTCACACATTAAGGGTAATGCTTTAAAGTGACTGTGTAGCACGTAATAAAgccatatatggagaaaactcaGCTGGACTTACTTCTGCTATCCCGGTCTTACAGTCTTTCAATGACTTGAGGACAACTCAATGCTGGAAGCTGCCACTCCCCTCCCCACGCCAGGTCCGGAGAAAAGTTCTTTTCGAGACCACCCAAGCATGAACTCCCAAGCAGCTTACGATGACTTATCACATATTTCCAATTCAGGAAAACGCATCTATTGACTTTACTGCACTGACCTGTTATAACGTATTCATGTGTATGAAGTTTAtacctctgtatcatttctaacattatgtaagccgcaatgatttctAGTCAacatttgcgggatacaagaatcagtatAGTATGGTTTGCCAGGCAAGTTTAAGCCGCTAACCGTTAATACTCAGTGGAGATAGTCAGCTATCTTTTGCTAATATTTGCCGTTAGCCGGCCAaacactatttaactggccagttaaatagcccTGAATATCGAGCTCttcaagaaaacaaaaataaggcAGCCCTGAATGTTTTAAAGAATAATGTACTTATTTCAGATATTATACAACCTCATAGGGCCCTGCTCAAAATTTGGACAATTACATTTATATCTAATGATCCTCTAGAACTTTTACACTGTACAAGTAAGAACACAGACTTTTCTACAAATCATCGCAGCGGTTCATATCACTatgctttttttaaaacatgGCAGAGTTAGAGGCCTGTACCACATAACAGAAGATCAACAAAACAATCAAATCAATAACACAAACTTATTTTTTTGCaccttaatattttttttatgccCTTGTAGCAGGATTAGTATCAGCTTGCCCATGAACATCAGTCTTCCACTTAGCTCCAGATCAGAAGTCCATTTTGCCACTGTTCTAACATATCTTTTTTTGTCTCTCATGTGATCTATATGTAAAAGGGCCATCCATGTGCCATCCTCTTTAATTTCGTCCATTGTTAAAATGCTTTGTGCATTACAAGTGTCCGATTTTTCGATGTGCTTCAGATTCTGTTGCAACCAGAGGAGCAGCTCATGTATCATAGGCTcagaaagaagctcattggcacGTTCAAGTAATTTGTCTTTTACATTCTCACACTGTGcccttgtaagctcttctgagctaaCTGAGATATTCGGCAAGCAGGATGGGTATGTGACTGGTAAGTGAAATGTAAGCTTTAACTGTATTTCAGAATTTGAAAAACCTTCCATGCTTGTTTGAATTCTAAATGTAATTCCACCAGTCTCTGAAAAGCATGAAAAAACACAAGTATTAGTTGATCTTGTATAATCCAACAGGATGTTCACAAATAACATTAACCTGTTGCTGCACTAGATTCTAGTAATTGTAAGGTTGTGAGGCATTTCTAAGTAAAGAACTATTAGGAACTTGGGGATTAGAGATTTCATTTTAAAAGTTATAAATTAGAGGCCAAACAAAactcaactcccccccccccatgctggtTCCAATCATGAAATGGCTGCCAAGATCTCCCAAAGAAGTCTTGGCAGTCATTGCAATGGAGCAGCGGCACAGGGCAGGAACAACTGAGGTTCAttcccactactactactactattaattatttctagaatgctactagacgtacgcagtgctgtacagaatcACGAAGGAGACAGCCCCTGCTTGAaaaagcttacagtctaaaccaggggtgtccaaccttttggcttccctgtgccgcactggcctaaaaaaaaatgtttctgtggcCACGCAAAccctgcagcaagacaaaggagggagccggcaggggcagcagagaaaaacactgcatcgccctcgaccggagccacatgtggccctcgggctgcaggttggacacccctgatctaaacagtcaggacaaacaggatgccagggtgggggatacagttaggggagatggttaatctgctggctagggtggtgagcagtgggcagtaggattatggattgaaggctatatcaaaaaggtgagttttcagtccaATTTTAAACAATGGAAGGGGTATGACAGATGAACTCAGggtagctagatgaaaggaacaaaatctggaattggcagtggaggagaaggatacagagaAAAGCAACATCTGAGGAACTGAGTTCTCGGGGAGGTAtataaggaaagagaagagaggagagatactgaggggccgCAGAattaacacacttgtaggttagtaaaagAAGTTTGAAC carries:
- the RWDD3 gene encoding RWD domain-containing protein 3 isoform X1, which produces MSEDAREELSVLAAIYCQKGELEVLTSSETGGITFRIQTSMEGFSNSEIQLKLTFHLPVTYPSCLPNISVSSEELTRAQCENVKDKLLERANELLSEPMIHELLLWLQQNLKHIEKSDTCNAQSILTMDEIKEDGTWMALLHIDHMRDKKRYVRTVAKWTSDLELSGRLMFMGKLILILLQGHKKNIKDYLILQKTSKVDVDSCGKKCKEKMIRVLCETRVPTAHKRFLAFEVKDYASLAELQREFEAAGLEEIFIEFVIVLL
- the RWDD3 gene encoding RWD domain-containing protein 3 isoform X2; the encoded protein is MSEDAREELSVLAAIYCQKETGGITFRIQTSMEGFSNSEIQLKLTFHLPVTYPSCLPNISVSSEELTRAQCENVKDKLLERANELLSEPMIHELLLWLQQNLKHIEKSDTCNAQSILTMDEIKEDGTWMALLHIDHMRDKKRYVRTVAKWTSDLELSGRLMFMGKLILILLQGHKKNIKDYLILQKTSKVDVDSCGKKCKEKMIRVLCETRVPTAHKRFLAFEVKDYASLAELQREFEAAGLEEIFIEFVIVLL
- the RWDD3 gene encoding RWD domain-containing protein 3 isoform X3, whose translation is MEGFSNSEIQLKLTFHLPVTYPSCLPNISVSSEELTRAQCENVKDKLLERANELLSEPMIHELLLWLQQNLKHIEKSDTCNAQSILTMDEIKEDGTWMALLHIDHMRDKKRYVRTVAKWTSDLELSGRLMFMGKLILILLQGHKKNIKDYLILQKTSKVDVDSCGKKCKEKMIRVLCETRVPTAHKRFLAFEVKDYASLAELQREFEAAGLEEIFIEFVIVLL